The Xenopus tropicalis strain Nigerian chromosome 7, UCB_Xtro_10.0, whole genome shotgun sequence genome includes a region encoding these proteins:
- the LOC116412430 gene encoding phospholipase A2 inhibitor and Ly6/PLAUR domain-containing protein-like — protein MTRIDGKKCNEIIRYCLEPMKCGVNAYFSYTNHRGRQFLSCCDTDLCTPPQPTWTDSQTNGLTCPTCTSGSHDCMPNGSIACVGAESKCIKQTTIYRGPWTQQYIYTYRGCSSESVCSLGNWKEISEGSSTESVATCTDPEPGTANGSAGFPSIFALLAANCFVLGILDPIG, from the exons ATGACCCGTATAG ATGGAAAGAAATGTAACGAGATTATCAGATACTGCTTGGAGCCAATGAAGTGCGGAGTAAATGCGTATTTTAGCTACACCAACCACAGAGGCAGGCAGTTCCTTAGCTGCTGCGACACGGATCTCTGTACCCCCCCTCAGCCCACGT GGACTGACAGCCAAACAAACGGATTGACGTGCCCGACATGTACAAGTGGCAGCCATGACTGTATGCCCAACGGGAGCATCGCGTGCGTGGGGGCGGAGAGCAAATGTATTAAGCAAACGACGATATACAGAG GCCCCTGGacacaacaatatatatatacctaccgAGGGTGTAGCAGCGAGAGTGTCTGCTCATTGGGCAACTGGAAAGAGATTTCTGAAGGTTCCTCTACAGAGAGTGTTGCTACCTGCACCGACCCAGAGCCTGGAACCGCCAATGGGAGCGCGGGGTTTCCCAGCATATTTGCTCTGCTAGCGGCCAATTGCTTTGTGCTGGGAATTTTAGACCCAATTGGATAG
- the LOC108645279 gene encoding phospholipase A2 inhibitor subunit gamma B-like: MRSAVGLLGALGVLLPTDCCLSCVACLEVGSQTCDGGSVLCPPEKVCGTSLIDVTRNDGLRYYSVRRNCRYPDWCQQTFHFSHTNYRSRQQITCCTTDNCTPPEPTWLEVEDESETNGLSCPTCVDPSFDCLAKGDVECVGEENKCFHQTQTYDGIGVTAINTFRGCSTESLCRFGKWTEKYEGFTLESSINCTDANTGNANMSP, encoded by the exons ATGAGATCGGCCGTGGGGCTCCTGGGTGCACTCGGGGTGCTTCTACCTACAG attgCTGCCTTTCCTGCGTTGCCTGCTTGGAGGTCGGCTCTCAAACTTGTGACGGTGGAAGCGTACTGTGTCCCCCCGAAAAAGTCTGCGGCACCTCATTAATAGATGTTACTCGTAATG ACGGGCTGAGATATTACAGTGTGAGAAGGAACTGCCGATATCCAGACTGGTGCCAACAAACCTTCCACTTTAGCCACACGAATTACAGGAGCCGGCAGCAAATCACCTGTTGTACCACGGATAACTGTACCCCCCCGGAACCCACgt GGCTGGAGGTTGAGGACGAGAGTGAAACAAACGGGCTGAGCTGCCCAACCTGTGTGGATCCCAGCTTTGATTGCCTTGCCAAGGGGGACGTCGAATGCGTCGGAGAGGAGAACAAATGCTTTCATCAAACCCAAACTTATGATG GCATTGGGGTAACTGCAATAAACACATTCCGGGGCTGCAGCACTGAGTCTCTCTGCCGGTTCGGCAAATGGACCGAGAAGTACGAAGGGTTTACTCTAGAGAGTTCTATTAACTGCACTGATGCAAATACCGGAAACGCCAATATGAGCCCCTAA